TAGTGGTCTTACAAGTAAATTGACCCTAGATAATGGAAAATAAACCACTCTCATCTTGAGCACTCGGTCATGGAAACCTTTATGGGAACTTAGAGGAAGATTAAGACAAGTCACGTAGAAACCACCCAAAAAAGACTTGGTGCTGAGCCAGGAGATTGGAATGCTAAGGTCCTAGTCAGATATTTTAGGGATTCCTGGAACCAGTTACTTGGGATCATGAAATAAAAGAACATGGGAAcatccaaacaaagaaaagatggacTGAGTGATGACATCCTTCTCTCACACCCAATGAAGACACTACCCTGGACTGAAATCAGCGTCCACAGTGGGGAAAAAATCTGAAGATGATTTTAAGCAGAGTTCTCTGAAGACAAGGGGCTATGCAGAACCAGCAAACAGATTATTTTGGACTCCTTCCAGAAACCCCAGTAGTCTAAAAATGGGTTTTCAATAGAATTGACACCTGTTCAGCTCTAGGATTTGCTTATCCTCTAACAGAAGAAATCACCAAGAATACAATTAAAGGTTTATAACGCTGGAGAGTCTATCAGTGTACTTTATGTGGATACAATTCCTCTGATCAAGAAAGGCACTTCACTGTTATTAGTATACAAAATTGAGCAAAGAAACATTGGATTATATGGCTAGTTCACATTTCTCATCATTCTTAGAGCAGTAGTCTCATTGAAAACTGAAACAAGCAATTTAAAGTTACTTCAAACAGAAGTGGATAACGGCATGAAAAGTCTGGCTGAAATTATTGGGTAAATGTGTTCTTCAGTTGGATATGAAAGAACAAATGGggggggccggcttggtggcacagcagttaagttcacacgttctgcttctccgcagcccggggttcgcaggtttggatcccgggtgcggacatggcagcgcttggcaataaagccattctgtggtaggcatcccacatataaagtagaggaagatgggcatggatgttagctcagagccagtcttcctcagcaaaaagaggaggattggcagtagttagctcagggctgatcttcctcaaaaaaaaaaaaaaaagaaaagaaaagaaagaacgaACAAAGGGGATACTTGACAGGAAATTTTCTTAGAACTGGAGATGAGAATGAGGAAATAGGAGCTTTATACCTTTTGTGTCTTCTGTTTTGATAGGACCAGTTGTGGTTAAAATAACACCAAGCCTGAAGTTAACATACAGTAAATGTTAGTTATGTTTCTGTGATTGATGGATTTTTAATACTCTGTACATAAATTTTTATATGGTTTTATACTGCTCCTCTTAATTGTTTTCCATAAGTAAAACATAAATTTCTGTAATTATGCAATGCcagaaaagaattttctcttgTAATTCAGGGAAAACAACATGCCATCTTTAATAATTCCCACTGGTGTTTGATCATCAGTTGGGTATTATTAGGTCTCAAAATACGTCATTTCTTTGTTACTAGTCTCTCAATATTCATGAccctttttttcagagaaaatattcatatttgcCATTATTTTAGGGATAATACCATTATATTTGAAAACAGAAGCTCTCCAGGTTTCAACGTCTCCTGAGTCAAGGAATGTTCTGAAATACTTTGAAGAAGTGGTAAGTCATGGCACACATTTTAACTTACAGTAAAACAATAGAGAATCATTTCTAGATACTGgtttttaatcacattttccATAAGtagaattaaatttgaaaagtcATTTAGAAGCTGAATAAtgtgataaaattatagaattctaGAGGACATTATTATTCTAGTTGTTATAGAAATATAGCATATTCTCATTATAAGGGTGATAATGGACAAATTAAATAAAGTTGTATACTTTGATACACTTCAAGTGACTTTATTTTGCATCTGCTAAAGAGTTTCCATGTTAAACTACATCATGTCAACATCATTACCAGTCAAAATTTTACAGCATTCCCAATCCATGCCAAAGAGTGATTACTTAAGAAGAAGAAACTGGCTGAATGTAATCttcacttttgttttcaaaaaaatttgttATTCCCTTGTGCTTATAAATCTACCAGACCTAACACATTAATTTTtcctattctgtttttttttcaagtCAGCTAAATTGACTAGCATCATGTGGACAAGAACATGACTTTTGGCAAATCTGACCTAACCatcattgattttatttcatgttctccTATATTAAGAttacaaataatcaaaaaaataaattttaatagaataaatCATTCATATGTTCTCAAGTAGTTGGACATTTTGTTCTCTGTATATCAAACAACTAGATGATCAATCtcaatttgtgtttttctcttcatcttttgatAACTATTATCTCCTGTGAATAAATTTCAACTTCTAATACTCAGTTCAATTATGTTTATTACACACGAGTCTATGCATTAGACTCAGAATGTTGCTTTCAAAGCTCACATATCTTTATCCTCAGCCATCGTAGAATAGTCTGAAAGTTTTTCGCAGTAAGAGGAAAGCTAAGGAACTTCGTTTCTGCAGGGAAACGAGATGCCAGGCAGACAATCAAAATGATCCCTTTGAAAACAtaaacttctctctcctctctcatgtCTTCCCCTGCCCCCTCACATTCATAGATAGTGTGTAtatgagaatgtgtgtgtgtgtctaaggtTTAgggttaaaaaattatatattaaaatgtatggTTCAAAGGAAAATCATAGATTAGTGCAAGCTACACTGTAAAAAACAGAAGGACATAAAAGTAGGAAAATTCTTGGCATTTAATAAAGCTAtcccatagttgtatatcattagttacattatttttaaaaaattaattaaatttttcttgttaaatatttGTCTACTTTCACTCTATCAACGACTCTATTGATGGCCTTCATAACGTATTATGAGGAATATAAGAGTAATTTGTCTGTTTTCAAggagattaaaaattatttaaggaaaGAGAATCACAACACTAGAAATAAGAGAACTGGGATTACAACAAATATGCCTGACTCTTGTTCTAGTGTTCCTTCTATTTCAGAACATTAATACCTAAGGCACAGGATATACCTGAATAATAACTGAGCGGTAGATCACATGCAATGGACCAGAAATACAGTGGAAATTATTATGGGTCTCACATCTAGGGGAGGTTCTATTATGCAGAAGAGAGGCCTTGAGGTACCTTGAAGGATTTGGTTATAGGGACAGAGGAATTTGTCaagctaaaagaaaagaagtgaggatagaagaaaaatgtatgaaGAATGCAGAAACCCTTGCAGTTGTTCTTACTGAAACAGTAGTTGAATTTTTGCAATATTAAAAAACAGTATTAGATTTTTAGAGTGGATGAGGGGCTGATTGTAAAGGCATAGGAAAATTTGGGGATATAAGATAGTTATgtaaatataagtttttaaaaaaacacagtaatatgatgaaaatagaatttttataattaatgctaaattcctaaaaataaactgtttttgtAGGCGGATTACATTAGGCATCACCTACAAAATGGAATTCTATATAGTCATAAAAAGTTATGAATTTCTATATgctcatattttttaatatactgaCAAACCCAAGGAAAGTGACTATGCATATAGCATGAATAGTGTTCTTATAATAAACAGGatataaatgtaaacatataaTAATATTCACAACACATGGACACAGGCATACTGTACTAAcgtgtgtattattttttttgaaagctATCCAGGACATTGTTAAACTGCTAACAGTTAGTTACCCTTCTGTTATATGTGCCACTGTTTTTTGTTCATTAGTATAAGCTACTTTCATTTAAGTAAATTGGAGGaaaatacttctattttttaaaactagttcttccatttctgtttcGAAGGCTTCAACATCTAAtttgacatttgaaaatgaatatacTTAGCAGTTTCCAATTTCTGGGGATTTTGCTGTATAACTGATTTTAATTCAGATtctaaatatacattatatagttcattcattcattcaacagttattTGAGGGTCATGCACTATTCTAGGTGCTAGAATGTGTATGAACTCTGTGTATATTTGAAAACTGTGCTGCTCTCTTTAAATTCCGTTTCAAAAGTTAGGTTTTAAGAAGCATTAATATGTATCCTTAAAGTACTAGACATAAAAATGACAGGAGCTATAACCTTTCTAGACAGGGAGATGAATAACTTTACGTACTTGATGTAATTTAGTGCTTTACATCAATCCAAGTTTCTCAGAGTAGGAAATGGGCCAAAGAATAtagttatatatagaaaaatacacCCCCATTTAGATAAATGTTCCCACGGGGTTGTCTCAAAGAAGCAGAGTGTACAGCATTAcgattctttatttctctttcggATGATGGGGAGAGTAAACTGCAGGAAATTGATGGgaatataagaaaaggaaatgcaagcCTATTCCTGGGATTCATTCAGACAAGGCACCTTCGCATGGAAGTGTTACCCTCTCTGTGATAAGTAATAATGGCACAAAAAGAAGGCTATACTTTATTTACTAAATGATGTCTGTAGAAATCATTAGCtatgaaagtaattttttttaaagcaaagccaGTAAAACCAGTTTTGCAATAAGCATGGGCTGATGACAAAGTTATGGCATAAATTTAGATGATTATACTGAAAGAACTGTATTTCTTTTACCAACATAAATCAGTTACCTCAAGCTCtctcattttgtcattttgaagCCTGGGATAAATAAACATGCACAATCCAACCAGTGATCCTCTGTAATAGCAAATGAACGaatacaaactgaaaatgaaataaactcagTTAAATTTGGCTGTGGGCTTTCTGCATCCTTTGTAATACTTGCCTAAAATCCTAGAAGAGGCATTTGATGTGAATAATGTtaaatgttgagtgaataaaattatatatatatacatatatatatacatatatatatatacacacacacacatacacacagagtttAACTCTTAAAAAGCGTGCAATAACCATCACTAATAGTAGAATGAGCTGTGAGAGATTGATACAGGAATGGCGcagggggaaaaagaagagaatggggCTGGGAAAAGAAGAGTTACATTTCTCAGGACCTAAAATCTTACATTAAGACAATTTCAGGTTTTGACTTATAGTTGTTTACTCGAATCTATTTCAAAATATGATTCTTGAGAATCCTGgatatattttctacatttataaTTTCCAAGTTAAAAAACTCAATACTATTCTTTGAATATAGAACCAACGATGATCATTATTTTATTCACAGAGATCTTTATAGTACAAAGAGGCATTCACTGTCATGTcgtccatttttttaatttttattttactgaggagaAACTTAaccttcaaaaggaaaattacttgTCCCATGTTACCCAATGAGTTGCTCAGCTAGGTGTTGTATTGAGGTCTTCTGATTCTAAGTTTACAACCTATGCAATTGTGGTTtcatgtactcttttttttttatctttcagaaatgtATATTCTGAATTCTACTGACCATTTGGAATACTTCTCTATGCCAGGCAGGAAATCGCTAACCAACAAAATTTCCCAAAAGTAAATTTCCCAAAAGGGGGTGCTTCTAAATTCAAGTATCCTGTCTGAGCGGCAAAATTGGACATCAACATGAACCATCCTTTCTGTAAACACAACTTTTCTGCCCCTTATTCTCACTCACTTTGATTATTATGGAATCAAGTTGACAACATGGAGAGGTCAAACAATTCAGTGGTATCAGAGTTCATTTTGCTGGGACTTTCCAAATCACAGAATCTTcagattttattcttcttgggaTTCTCTGTGGTCTATGCTGGGATCGTATTAGGAAATCTCCTCATTTTGGTGACTGTGACCTTTGACTCACGCCTTCATACACCCATGTATTTTCTGCTTATCAATCTCTCCTGCATTGATATGACCCTGGCTTCTTTCGCTACCCCAAAGATGATTGCGGATTTCCTCCGAGAACAGAAGACCATCTCCTGGTGGGGATGTTATTCTCAGATGTTCTTCATGCACCTCCTAGGTGGGAGCGAGATGATGTTGCTTGTAGCCATGGCAATAGACAGGTATGTTGCCATATGCAAACCCCTCCATTACATGGCCATTATGAGCCCACGAGTACTCACTGGGCTCCTGTTATCCTCCTATGCAGTTGGATTTGTGCATTCATCTAGTCATATGGCTTTCATGTTGAATTTgcccttctgtggccccaatgtTGTGGACAGCTTTTTCTGTGACCTTCCCCTTGTGATCAAACTTGCCTGCAAGGACACCTACATTCTACAACTCCTGGTCATTGCTGACAGTGGCCTCCTGTCCCTGGTTTGCTTCCTCCTCTTGCTTGTCTCCTACACAGTCATCATATGCTCAGTTAGACACCGTGCCGTTAGTGGTTCCTCGAAGGCCTTCTCCACTCTCTCAGCACACATCACAGTTGTGACTTTGTTCTTTGCCCCATGTGTCTTTATCTATGTATGGCCCTTCAGCAGATACTCTGTAGATaaaattctttctgtattttacacAATTTTCACACCTCTCTTAAATCCTATTATTTATACATTAAGGAATCAAGAAGTAAAAGCAGCCATTAAGAAGATAAGGACTCAAAGTATAAATTCAAAACACACTTTGTAGATGACACTTCTGAAGAGATAATCTGTTCTTCGGACATTATTAAGGAATGAAGTTTTAATGCATCTCAAGTTTTGTATAAGGAAACAGTGAGTGTAACTGTTAAAAAGCAATCCTCTTTTTCGTCATCTTTAATGGTTAAAAGCATGACATCTACAGTCTGGCAAGTGTGTATTTAAATCCCACCTTCAGCACTTCCTGTCATGcaaatttgaacaaaatgaataaattctctgtgaattagtttctttatctataaaaacTTATTTGtatgttacttttattattttagcatgttttcaatccttacaaaatacattattattgttgctattatagtttttgttattattgttggtAATTCATATTTAGAAAATGCACACAGATGACACCCCCATAGTCATTTAGCCAAGTCTGGTTAATGACTGTTGAGTACTAGAAAACTACACTTTGTAAGTAATCCCTAGTTAATGTGTATTAATTTTTAGTTACTCATTTGCCACAGGCGCAGTGCATCCACccattcttcacatattttgtgaGCCAACAAAGTGCCAGAAGATACATCCAGGGCTTCAAAGAGTTTACAGCCTATAGAGGGAGAAGAGTGAACTAAACGTGTGGCATGAACAGCACCATGTTACACAGATGCACAGGGTGCTGTGGCAGTGCAGAGGAGTGGCATTTAAATCAAGGCAGGGGCCAGGGATGCTTCCAGAACGGGGTAGCATTTATAGCATCAGctacatggaaaagaaagaaattcccaACAAAAGGAACATATATGAGAATGCACAGAAGCACGAAATAATAGGACACACTCTAGGAACTTCGCGTAATTTCATTGAGTTGGGGCATGGGCTTTGATGGCAAGAGATGAAGTAGGGAGGTAGGCAAATGCACtctgataataaaatagaagacataGGGCACTCCTTGGTGTTCAGAACTATGtgatactgaaattaaaaagacagaaagaaaaagaaagcttagaCGATTCTTGCCCAAACTAGTACATTGTACTGCTTCTGTTCCAAGGTTACCTCCTCCATTTCAGCTCTGTCATGATATTCCTCTTTGCAGTCTAGGTAGCTAAGTGTGGAACTGactaaaagacaaaaggaagttTAAGGTAACTGGCTATGGCAAGAGTTGCCCATTGTCTTTTAACTTCAGCAAAAATCTAAAGAGAATTTTATATCCTCTATTGGATTTATCGTAGCTATGACccagaaaataatatattaaatactaTAACAGCAGCACCTCAATAGAT
The DNA window shown above is from Equus quagga isolate Etosha38 chromosome 2, UCLA_HA_Equagga_1.0, whole genome shotgun sequence and carries:
- the LOC124235909 gene encoding olfactory receptor 4K13; amino-acid sequence: MERSNNSVVSEFILLGLSKSQNLQILFFLGFSVVYAGIVLGNLLILVTVTFDSRLHTPMYFLLINLSCIDMTLASFATPKMIADFLREQKTISWWGCYSQMFFMHLLGGSEMMLLVAMAIDRYVAICKPLHYMAIMSPRVLTGLLLSSYAVGFVHSSSHMAFMLNLPFCGPNVVDSFFCDLPLVIKLACKDTYILQLLVIADSGLLSLVCFLLLLVSYTVIICSVRHRAVSGSSKAFSTLSAHITVVTLFFAPCVFIYVWPFSRYSVDKILSVFYTIFTPLLNPIIYTLRNQEVKAAIKKIRTQSINSKHTL